The Panicum virgatum strain AP13 chromosome 5K, P.virgatum_v5, whole genome shotgun sequence genome has a window encoding:
- the LOC120707816 gene encoding uncharacterized protein LOC120707816 has protein sequence MALWRVMLLLVVLLAVKVQYVSCPGDTWLKAATLASHLDTSAPAPQPNRNDICDNHTVSCQPAESSAAKAVVDFNSAVSSFFFIVPMIRVLRLEHNSRTESDTQFWWYLCFGSSGYIIWAYYFCGCSSFYQAAVFPIYVVSILGAIVHLILLLIATSLTFGVRDKRPIPLVLVPASSFFTAAVLWWVSELDWIGWWGFSLTALSHCFRLGATNYQDDFTFWLFDASIPIWLVNAIISAVGAVSGFLWLRHPQLCVSLEYKVTSYVIGVVRGVEVYLWCSRGITRVLSKIEGDQQ, from the exons ATGGCTCTTTGGAGGGTTATGCTTTTGTTGGTTGTTCTACTAGCTGTCAAGGTGCAGTATGTTAGTTGCCCTGGTGACACATGGCTTAAGGCAGCTACCCTGGCTTCTCACTTGGACACAAGTGCTCCCGCGCCACAGCCCAACAGGAATGACATCTG TGACAACCACACTGTTTCCTGCCAACCTGCTGAATCTAGTGCTGCTAAGGCTGTTGTTGATTTCAACTCAGCCgtatcttccttcttcttcattgtacCCAT GATACGAGTGTTGAGGTTAGAGCATAACAGCCGTACAGAGTCAGATACACAATTTTGGTGGTACCTTTGCTTTGGCTCTAGTGGCTACATCATATGGGCATATTACTTCTGCGGTTGTTCCTCATTCTATCAAGCAGCTGTCTTTCCAATATATGTGGTGTCAATATTGGGAGCAATTGTCCATCTCATCCTTTTACTTATTGCTACATCTTTGACCTTTGGTGTGCGG GATAAGAGACCAATTCCACTGGTTTTAGTACCAGCATCATCCTTCTTCACTGCTGCTGTGTTGTGGTGGGTGTCTGAActggattggattggatggtGGGGCTTCTCATTGACTGCCCTTTCGCATTGCTTCCGGCTCGGAGCTACA AATTATCAGGATGACTTCACCTTCTGGCTTTTTGATGCATCCATACCGATCTGGCTGGTTAATGCAATCATATCGGCGGTGGGGGCAGTCAGTGGATTTTTGTGGCTTAGGCACCCTCAGTTGTGTGTCTCATTGGAATACAAG GTAACTTCTTATGTCATTGGAGTTGTGCGCGGGGTGGAAGTCTATCTATGGTGTTCTCGTGGCATCACAAGGGTATTGTCGAAGATAGAAGGCGACCAACAATGA